The following coding sequences are from one Carassius gibelio isolate Cgi1373 ecotype wild population from Czech Republic chromosome B7, carGib1.2-hapl.c, whole genome shotgun sequence window:
- the LOC127961527 gene encoding transducin-like enhancer protein 3-B isoform X6, whose translation MYPQGRHPAPHQPGQPGFKFTVAESCDRIKDEFQFLQAQYHSLKVEYDKLANEKTEMQRHYVMYYEMSYGLNIEMHKQTEIAKRLNAILAQIMPFLSQEHQQQVAQAVERAKQVTMTELNAIIGVRGLPNLPLTQQQLQAQHLSHAAHGPPVQLPPHPSGLQPPGIPSVTGSGSGLLALGALGSQAHLPVKDEKNHHDLEHRERESSTNNSVSPSDSLRASDKHRGSSEYSLDPKKRRVEEKENMSRYDSDGDKSDDLVVDVSNEDPATPRASPSHSPPENGLDKARALKKDAPNSPASVASSGSTPSSKVKDHPHNDKSSTPGLKSNTPTPRNDAPTPGTSNTPGLRPIPGKPPGMEALTPALRTPLSIAAPYGAPFAMMGHHPEMNGSLTNPGVYSGLHISPQMSAAAAAAYGRSTMAGFDPHPHMRAPGLPTSLTSIPGGKPAYSFHVSADGQMQPVPFPPDALIGPGIPRHARQINTLSHGEVVCAVTISNPTRHVYTGGKGCVKIWDISQPGSKSPVSQLDCLNRDNYIRSCKLLPDGRTLIVGGEASTLTIWDLASQTPRIKAELTSSAPACYALAISPDAKVCFSCCSDGNIAVWDLHNQTLVRQFQGHTDGASCIDISHDGTKLWTGGLDNTVRSWDLREGRQLQQHDFTSQIFSLGYCPTGEWLAVGMESSNVEVLHHTKPDKYQLHLHESCVLSLKFAYCGKWFVSTGKDNLLNAWRTPYGASIFQSKESSSVLSCDISADDKYIVTGSGDKKATVYEVIY comes from the exons ATGTATCCGCAGGGCCGGCATCCG gCACCTCACCAGCCCGGTCAGCCAGGCTTCAAATTCACTGTAGCAGAATCTTGTGACAGGATCAAAGATGAATTCCAGTTCCTTCAAGCTCAGTACCACAG TCTTAAAGTGGAGTATGACAAACTGGCCAATGAGAAGACAGAGATGCAGCGACATTATGTCATG TACTATGAGATGTCCTATGGGCTGAACATTGAAATGCATAAACAG ACTGAGATTGCCAAACGGCTAAATGCGATTCTTGCTCAAATCATGCCTTTCTTGTCACAagag CACCAACAGCAGGTTGCGCAGGCTGTTGAACGTGCTAAGCAAGTGACAATGACAGAGTTGAATGCCATCATCGGGGTACGTGGACTTCCCAATCTGCCTCTCACC cagcagcagctccaggCTCAACACCTTTCTCATGCTGCTCATGGACCCCCGGTCCAGCTGCCCCCTCACCCTTCGGGGCTGCAGCCCCCAGGCATCCCTTCAGTCACGGGCTCAGGCTCAGGTCTGCTGGCGCTGGGAGCTCTGGGCAGCCAGGCGCACCTGCCAGTCAAAGACGAGAAGAACCACCATGACCTGGAGCACAGAG AGCGGGAATCTAGCACA AATAATTCAGTATCACCATCAGACAGCCTGAGGGCCAGTGACAAACACAGAGGCTCGTCAGAATACAGTTTGGACCCGAAGAAACGCAGAGTGGAGGAGAAGGAAAACATGAGCCGATAT GACAGTGATGGTGACAAAAGTGATGATCTGGTCGTTGATGTGTCCAACGAG GATCCAGCCACTCCAAGGGCCAGCCCCTCTCACTCTCCCCCTGAGAATGGACTTGACAAGGCCAGAGCGCTGAAGAAAGATGCCCCCAACAGCCCGGCTTCTGTTGCCTCCTCTGGGAGCACCCCCTCCTCAAAAGTGAAGGACCACCCACAT AACGACAAGTCCTCCACCCCAGGTTTAAAGTCCAACACCCCCACCCCACGCAACGATGCTCCCACCCCAGGAACCAGCAACACCCCTGGGCTCAGGCCCATtcccggaaaaccaccaggcaTGGAAGCGCTGA CACCTGCTCTACGTACACCATTGTCGATTGCGGCGCCATATGGGGCTCCATTCGCCATGATGGGTCACCATCCAGAGATGAACGGCTCATTGACCAATCCGGGTGTTTACTCTGGCCTTCACATCTCTCCTCAGATGAGTGCCGCAGCCGCTGCTGCCTATGGACGATCAACTATG GCGGGCTTTGATCCTCATCCCCACATGCGTGCTCCTGGTCTGCCGACAAGTCTGACCTCTATACCTGGAGGAAAACC GGCCTACTCCTTCCACGTTAGCGCAGATGGCCAGATGCAACCAGTACCTTTTCCTCCAGATGCTCTGATTGGACCCGGCATTCCCCGTCATGCTCGTCAGATCAACACACTCAGCCACGGTGAGGTGGTGTGTGCCGTAACCATCAGCAACCCCACGCGGCACGTCTATACTGGTGGCAAAGGCTGCGTGAAGATCTGGGATATCAGTCAGCCCGGCAGCAAGAGTCCTGTCTCACAACTCGACTGTCTG aacAGGGATAACTATATCCGTTCCTGTAAGCTGCTTCCGGATGGCCGCACTTTGATCGTTGGAGGGGAAGCCAGCACTctgaccatatgggatttggccTCTCAGACTCCCCGTATCAAAGCCGAGCTCACCTCTTCTGCACCGGCCTGCTATGCGCTGGCGATCAGCCCTGATGCCAAGGTCTGCTTCTCCTGCTGCAGTGATGGAAATATTGCTGTCTGGGACCTTCATAACCAAACCCTTGTCAG GCAGTTCCAGGGCCACACAGATGGTGCAAGTTGTATAGACATTTCCCATGATGGCACCAAACTGTGGACAGGAGGACTGGACAACACCGTACGGTCCTGGGACCTGAGAGAGGGACGACAGCTCCAGCAGCATGACTTTACTTCACAG ATCTTCTCTCTGGGCTACTGTCCGACGGGCGAGTGGCTGGCTGTGGGAATGGAGAGCAGTAATGTGGAGGTGCTTCATCACACCAAGCCTGACAAGTACCAGCTGCACCTGCATGAGAGCTGTGTCCTCTCCCTCAAATTTGCCTACTGTG GTAAATGGTTTGTGAGCACTGGGAAGGACAATCTCTTGAATGCTTGGAGGACTCCCTATGGTGCCAGCATTTTCCAG TCCAAGGAGTCGTCTTCTGTCCTGAGCTGTGACATCTCAGCTGATGATAAGTACATTGTGACAGGATCTGGAGACAAGAAGGCCACTGTGTATGAAGTGATCTACTAA
- the LOC127961527 gene encoding transducin-like enhancer protein 3-B isoform X7, with protein sequence MYPQGRHPAPHQPGQPGFKFTVAESCDRIKDEFQFLQAQYHSLKVEYDKLANEKTEMQRHYVMYYEMSYGLNIEMHKQTEIAKRLNAILAQIMPFLSQEHQQQVAQAVERAKQVTMTELNAIIGVRGLPNLPLTQQLQAQHLSHAAHGPPVQLPPHPSGLQPPGIPSVTGSGSGLLALGALGSQAHLPVKDEKNHHDLEHRERESSTNNSVSPSDSLRASDKHRGSSEYSLDPKKRRVEEKENMSRYDSDGDKSDDLVVDVSNEDPATPRASPSHSPPENGLDKARALKKDAPNSPASVASSGSTPSSKVKDHPHNDKSSTPGLKSNTPTPRNDAPTPGTSNTPGLRPIPGKPPGMEALTAPALRTPLSIAAPYGAPFAMMGHHPEMNGSLTNPGVYSGLHISPQMSAAAAAAYGRSTMAGFDPHPHMRAPGLPTSLTSIPGGKPAYSFHVSADGQMQPVPFPPDALIGPGIPRHARQINTLSHGEVVCAVTISNPTRHVYTGGKGCVKIWDISQPGSKSPVSQLDCLNRDNYIRSCKLLPDGRTLIVGGEASTLTIWDLASQTPRIKAELTSSAPACYALAISPDAKVCFSCCSDGNIAVWDLHNQTLVRQFQGHTDGASCIDISHDGTKLWTGGLDNTVRSWDLREGRQLQQHDFTSQIFSLGYCPTGEWLAVGMESSNVEVLHHTKPDKYQLHLHESCVLSLKFAYCGKWFVSTGKDNLLNAWRTPYGASIFQSKESSSVLSCDISADDKYIVTGSGDKKATVYEVIY encoded by the exons ATGTATCCGCAGGGCCGGCATCCG gCACCTCACCAGCCCGGTCAGCCAGGCTTCAAATTCACTGTAGCAGAATCTTGTGACAGGATCAAAGATGAATTCCAGTTCCTTCAAGCTCAGTACCACAG TCTTAAAGTGGAGTATGACAAACTGGCCAATGAGAAGACAGAGATGCAGCGACATTATGTCATG TACTATGAGATGTCCTATGGGCTGAACATTGAAATGCATAAACAG ACTGAGATTGCCAAACGGCTAAATGCGATTCTTGCTCAAATCATGCCTTTCTTGTCACAagag CACCAACAGCAGGTTGCGCAGGCTGTTGAACGTGCTAAGCAAGTGACAATGACAGAGTTGAATGCCATCATCGGGGTACGTGGACTTCCCAATCTGCCTCTCACC cagcagctccaggCTCAACACCTTTCTCATGCTGCTCATGGACCCCCGGTCCAGCTGCCCCCTCACCCTTCGGGGCTGCAGCCCCCAGGCATCCCTTCAGTCACGGGCTCAGGCTCAGGTCTGCTGGCGCTGGGAGCTCTGGGCAGCCAGGCGCACCTGCCAGTCAAAGACGAGAAGAACCACCATGACCTGGAGCACAGAG AGCGGGAATCTAGCACA AATAATTCAGTATCACCATCAGACAGCCTGAGGGCCAGTGACAAACACAGAGGCTCGTCAGAATACAGTTTGGACCCGAAGAAACGCAGAGTGGAGGAGAAGGAAAACATGAGCCGATAT GACAGTGATGGTGACAAAAGTGATGATCTGGTCGTTGATGTGTCCAACGAG GATCCAGCCACTCCAAGGGCCAGCCCCTCTCACTCTCCCCCTGAGAATGGACTTGACAAGGCCAGAGCGCTGAAGAAAGATGCCCCCAACAGCCCGGCTTCTGTTGCCTCCTCTGGGAGCACCCCCTCCTCAAAAGTGAAGGACCACCCACAT AACGACAAGTCCTCCACCCCAGGTTTAAAGTCCAACACCCCCACCCCACGCAACGATGCTCCCACCCCAGGAACCAGCAACACCCCTGGGCTCAGGCCCATtcccggaaaaccaccaggcaTGGAAGCGCTGA CAGCACCTGCTCTACGTACACCATTGTCGATTGCGGCGCCATATGGGGCTCCATTCGCCATGATGGGTCACCATCCAGAGATGAACGGCTCATTGACCAATCCGGGTGTTTACTCTGGCCTTCACATCTCTCCTCAGATGAGTGCCGCAGCCGCTGCTGCCTATGGACGATCAACTATG GCGGGCTTTGATCCTCATCCCCACATGCGTGCTCCTGGTCTGCCGACAAGTCTGACCTCTATACCTGGAGGAAAACC GGCCTACTCCTTCCACGTTAGCGCAGATGGCCAGATGCAACCAGTACCTTTTCCTCCAGATGCTCTGATTGGACCCGGCATTCCCCGTCATGCTCGTCAGATCAACACACTCAGCCACGGTGAGGTGGTGTGTGCCGTAACCATCAGCAACCCCACGCGGCACGTCTATACTGGTGGCAAAGGCTGCGTGAAGATCTGGGATATCAGTCAGCCCGGCAGCAAGAGTCCTGTCTCACAACTCGACTGTCTG aacAGGGATAACTATATCCGTTCCTGTAAGCTGCTTCCGGATGGCCGCACTTTGATCGTTGGAGGGGAAGCCAGCACTctgaccatatgggatttggccTCTCAGACTCCCCGTATCAAAGCCGAGCTCACCTCTTCTGCACCGGCCTGCTATGCGCTGGCGATCAGCCCTGATGCCAAGGTCTGCTTCTCCTGCTGCAGTGATGGAAATATTGCTGTCTGGGACCTTCATAACCAAACCCTTGTCAG GCAGTTCCAGGGCCACACAGATGGTGCAAGTTGTATAGACATTTCCCATGATGGCACCAAACTGTGGACAGGAGGACTGGACAACACCGTACGGTCCTGGGACCTGAGAGAGGGACGACAGCTCCAGCAGCATGACTTTACTTCACAG ATCTTCTCTCTGGGCTACTGTCCGACGGGCGAGTGGCTGGCTGTGGGAATGGAGAGCAGTAATGTGGAGGTGCTTCATCACACCAAGCCTGACAAGTACCAGCTGCACCTGCATGAGAGCTGTGTCCTCTCCCTCAAATTTGCCTACTGTG GTAAATGGTTTGTGAGCACTGGGAAGGACAATCTCTTGAATGCTTGGAGGACTCCCTATGGTGCCAGCATTTTCCAG TCCAAGGAGTCGTCTTCTGTCCTGAGCTGTGACATCTCAGCTGATGATAAGTACATTGTGACAGGATCTGGAGACAAGAAGGCCACTGTGTATGAAGTGATCTACTAA
- the LOC127961527 gene encoding transducin-like enhancer protein 3-B isoform X10, with the protein MYPQGRHPAPHQPGQPGFKFTVAESCDRIKDEFQFLQAQYHSLKVEYDKLANEKTEMQRHYVMYYEMSYGLNIEMHKQTEIAKRLNAILAQIMPFLSQEHQQQVAQAVERAKQVTMTELNAIIGQQLQAQHLSHAAHGPPVQLPPHPSGLQPPGIPSVTGSGSGLLALGALGSQAHLPVKDEKNHHDLEHRERESSTNNSVSPSDSLRASDKHRGSSEYSLDPKKRRVEEKENMSRYDSDGDKSDDLVVDVSNEDPATPRASPSHSPPENGLDKARALKKDAPNSPASVASSGSTPSSKVKDHPHNDKSSTPGLKSNTPTPRNDAPTPGTSNTPGLRPIPGKPPGMEALTAPALRTPLSIAAPYGAPFAMMGHHPEMNGSLTNPGVYSGLHISPQMSAAAAAAYGRSTMAGFDPHPHMRAPGLPTSLTSIPGGKPAYSFHVSADGQMQPVPFPPDALIGPGIPRHARQINTLSHGEVVCAVTISNPTRHVYTGGKGCVKIWDISQPGSKSPVSQLDCLNRDNYIRSCKLLPDGRTLIVGGEASTLTIWDLASQTPRIKAELTSSAPACYALAISPDAKVCFSCCSDGNIAVWDLHNQTLVRQFQGHTDGASCIDISHDGTKLWTGGLDNTVRSWDLREGRQLQQHDFTSQIFSLGYCPTGEWLAVGMESSNVEVLHHTKPDKYQLHLHESCVLSLKFAYCGKWFVSTGKDNLLNAWRTPYGASIFQSKESSSVLSCDISADDKYIVTGSGDKKATVYEVIY; encoded by the exons ATGTATCCGCAGGGCCGGCATCCG gCACCTCACCAGCCCGGTCAGCCAGGCTTCAAATTCACTGTAGCAGAATCTTGTGACAGGATCAAAGATGAATTCCAGTTCCTTCAAGCTCAGTACCACAG TCTTAAAGTGGAGTATGACAAACTGGCCAATGAGAAGACAGAGATGCAGCGACATTATGTCATG TACTATGAGATGTCCTATGGGCTGAACATTGAAATGCATAAACAG ACTGAGATTGCCAAACGGCTAAATGCGATTCTTGCTCAAATCATGCCTTTCTTGTCACAagag CACCAACAGCAGGTTGCGCAGGCTGTTGAACGTGCTAAGCAAGTGACAATGACAGAGTTGAATGCCATCATCGGG cagcagctccaggCTCAACACCTTTCTCATGCTGCTCATGGACCCCCGGTCCAGCTGCCCCCTCACCCTTCGGGGCTGCAGCCCCCAGGCATCCCTTCAGTCACGGGCTCAGGCTCAGGTCTGCTGGCGCTGGGAGCTCTGGGCAGCCAGGCGCACCTGCCAGTCAAAGACGAGAAGAACCACCATGACCTGGAGCACAGAG AGCGGGAATCTAGCACA AATAATTCAGTATCACCATCAGACAGCCTGAGGGCCAGTGACAAACACAGAGGCTCGTCAGAATACAGTTTGGACCCGAAGAAACGCAGAGTGGAGGAGAAGGAAAACATGAGCCGATAT GACAGTGATGGTGACAAAAGTGATGATCTGGTCGTTGATGTGTCCAACGAG GATCCAGCCACTCCAAGGGCCAGCCCCTCTCACTCTCCCCCTGAGAATGGACTTGACAAGGCCAGAGCGCTGAAGAAAGATGCCCCCAACAGCCCGGCTTCTGTTGCCTCCTCTGGGAGCACCCCCTCCTCAAAAGTGAAGGACCACCCACAT AACGACAAGTCCTCCACCCCAGGTTTAAAGTCCAACACCCCCACCCCACGCAACGATGCTCCCACCCCAGGAACCAGCAACACCCCTGGGCTCAGGCCCATtcccggaaaaccaccaggcaTGGAAGCGCTGA CAGCACCTGCTCTACGTACACCATTGTCGATTGCGGCGCCATATGGGGCTCCATTCGCCATGATGGGTCACCATCCAGAGATGAACGGCTCATTGACCAATCCGGGTGTTTACTCTGGCCTTCACATCTCTCCTCAGATGAGTGCCGCAGCCGCTGCTGCCTATGGACGATCAACTATG GCGGGCTTTGATCCTCATCCCCACATGCGTGCTCCTGGTCTGCCGACAAGTCTGACCTCTATACCTGGAGGAAAACC GGCCTACTCCTTCCACGTTAGCGCAGATGGCCAGATGCAACCAGTACCTTTTCCTCCAGATGCTCTGATTGGACCCGGCATTCCCCGTCATGCTCGTCAGATCAACACACTCAGCCACGGTGAGGTGGTGTGTGCCGTAACCATCAGCAACCCCACGCGGCACGTCTATACTGGTGGCAAAGGCTGCGTGAAGATCTGGGATATCAGTCAGCCCGGCAGCAAGAGTCCTGTCTCACAACTCGACTGTCTG aacAGGGATAACTATATCCGTTCCTGTAAGCTGCTTCCGGATGGCCGCACTTTGATCGTTGGAGGGGAAGCCAGCACTctgaccatatgggatttggccTCTCAGACTCCCCGTATCAAAGCCGAGCTCACCTCTTCTGCACCGGCCTGCTATGCGCTGGCGATCAGCCCTGATGCCAAGGTCTGCTTCTCCTGCTGCAGTGATGGAAATATTGCTGTCTGGGACCTTCATAACCAAACCCTTGTCAG GCAGTTCCAGGGCCACACAGATGGTGCAAGTTGTATAGACATTTCCCATGATGGCACCAAACTGTGGACAGGAGGACTGGACAACACCGTACGGTCCTGGGACCTGAGAGAGGGACGACAGCTCCAGCAGCATGACTTTACTTCACAG ATCTTCTCTCTGGGCTACTGTCCGACGGGCGAGTGGCTGGCTGTGGGAATGGAGAGCAGTAATGTGGAGGTGCTTCATCACACCAAGCCTGACAAGTACCAGCTGCACCTGCATGAGAGCTGTGTCCTCTCCCTCAAATTTGCCTACTGTG GTAAATGGTTTGTGAGCACTGGGAAGGACAATCTCTTGAATGCTTGGAGGACTCCCTATGGTGCCAGCATTTTCCAG TCCAAGGAGTCGTCTTCTGTCCTGAGCTGTGACATCTCAGCTGATGATAAGTACATTGTGACAGGATCTGGAGACAAGAAGGCCACTGTGTATGAAGTGATCTACTAA
- the LOC127961527 gene encoding transducin-like enhancer protein 3-B isoform X1 produces MYPQGRHPAPHQPGQPGFKFTVAESCDRIKDEFQFLQAQYHSLKVEYDKLANEKTEMQRHYVMYYEMSYGLNIEMHKQTEIAKRLNAILAQIMPFLSQEHQQQVAQAVERAKQVTMTELNAIIGVRGLPNLPLTQQPHAVYPALMQQQLQAQHLSHAAHGPPVQLPPHPSGLQPPGIPSVTGSGSGLLALGALGSQAHLPVKDEKNHHDLEHRERESSTNNSVSPSDSLRASDKHRGSSEYSLDPKKRRVEEKENMSRYDSDGDKSDDLVVDVSNEDPATPRASPSHSPPENGLDKARALKKDAPNSPASVASSGSTPSSKVKDHPHNDKSSTPGLKSNTPTPRNDAPTPGTSNTPGLRPIPGKPPGMEALTAPALRTPLSIAAPYGAPFAMMGHHPEMNGSLTNPGVYSGLHISPQMSAAAAAAYGRSTMAGFDPHPHMRAPGLPTSLTSIPGGKPAYSFHVSADGQMQPVPFPPDALIGPGIPRHARQINTLSHGEVVCAVTISNPTRHVYTGGKGCVKIWDISQPGSKSPVSQLDCLNRDNYIRSCKLLPDGRTLIVGGEASTLTIWDLASQTPRIKAELTSSAPACYALAISPDAKVCFSCCSDGNIAVWDLHNQTLVRQFQGHTDGASCIDISHDGTKLWTGGLDNTVRSWDLREGRQLQQHDFTSQIFSLGYCPTGEWLAVGMESSNVEVLHHTKPDKYQLHLHESCVLSLKFAYCGKWFVSTGKDNLLNAWRTPYGASIFQSKESSSVLSCDISADDKYIVTGSGDKKATVYEVIY; encoded by the exons ATGTATCCGCAGGGCCGGCATCCG gCACCTCACCAGCCCGGTCAGCCAGGCTTCAAATTCACTGTAGCAGAATCTTGTGACAGGATCAAAGATGAATTCCAGTTCCTTCAAGCTCAGTACCACAG TCTTAAAGTGGAGTATGACAAACTGGCCAATGAGAAGACAGAGATGCAGCGACATTATGTCATG TACTATGAGATGTCCTATGGGCTGAACATTGAAATGCATAAACAG ACTGAGATTGCCAAACGGCTAAATGCGATTCTTGCTCAAATCATGCCTTTCTTGTCACAagag CACCAACAGCAGGTTGCGCAGGCTGTTGAACGTGCTAAGCAAGTGACAATGACAGAGTTGAATGCCATCATCGGGGTACGTGGACTTCCCAATCTGCCTCTCACC CAGCAGCCTCATGCTGTCTACCCTGCTCTGATG cagcagcagctccaggCTCAACACCTTTCTCATGCTGCTCATGGACCCCCGGTCCAGCTGCCCCCTCACCCTTCGGGGCTGCAGCCCCCAGGCATCCCTTCAGTCACGGGCTCAGGCTCAGGTCTGCTGGCGCTGGGAGCTCTGGGCAGCCAGGCGCACCTGCCAGTCAAAGACGAGAAGAACCACCATGACCTGGAGCACAGAG AGCGGGAATCTAGCACA AATAATTCAGTATCACCATCAGACAGCCTGAGGGCCAGTGACAAACACAGAGGCTCGTCAGAATACAGTTTGGACCCGAAGAAACGCAGAGTGGAGGAGAAGGAAAACATGAGCCGATAT GACAGTGATGGTGACAAAAGTGATGATCTGGTCGTTGATGTGTCCAACGAG GATCCAGCCACTCCAAGGGCCAGCCCCTCTCACTCTCCCCCTGAGAATGGACTTGACAAGGCCAGAGCGCTGAAGAAAGATGCCCCCAACAGCCCGGCTTCTGTTGCCTCCTCTGGGAGCACCCCCTCCTCAAAAGTGAAGGACCACCCACAT AACGACAAGTCCTCCACCCCAGGTTTAAAGTCCAACACCCCCACCCCACGCAACGATGCTCCCACCCCAGGAACCAGCAACACCCCTGGGCTCAGGCCCATtcccggaaaaccaccaggcaTGGAAGCGCTGA CAGCACCTGCTCTACGTACACCATTGTCGATTGCGGCGCCATATGGGGCTCCATTCGCCATGATGGGTCACCATCCAGAGATGAACGGCTCATTGACCAATCCGGGTGTTTACTCTGGCCTTCACATCTCTCCTCAGATGAGTGCCGCAGCCGCTGCTGCCTATGGACGATCAACTATG GCGGGCTTTGATCCTCATCCCCACATGCGTGCTCCTGGTCTGCCGACAAGTCTGACCTCTATACCTGGAGGAAAACC GGCCTACTCCTTCCACGTTAGCGCAGATGGCCAGATGCAACCAGTACCTTTTCCTCCAGATGCTCTGATTGGACCCGGCATTCCCCGTCATGCTCGTCAGATCAACACACTCAGCCACGGTGAGGTGGTGTGTGCCGTAACCATCAGCAACCCCACGCGGCACGTCTATACTGGTGGCAAAGGCTGCGTGAAGATCTGGGATATCAGTCAGCCCGGCAGCAAGAGTCCTGTCTCACAACTCGACTGTCTG aacAGGGATAACTATATCCGTTCCTGTAAGCTGCTTCCGGATGGCCGCACTTTGATCGTTGGAGGGGAAGCCAGCACTctgaccatatgggatttggccTCTCAGACTCCCCGTATCAAAGCCGAGCTCACCTCTTCTGCACCGGCCTGCTATGCGCTGGCGATCAGCCCTGATGCCAAGGTCTGCTTCTCCTGCTGCAGTGATGGAAATATTGCTGTCTGGGACCTTCATAACCAAACCCTTGTCAG GCAGTTCCAGGGCCACACAGATGGTGCAAGTTGTATAGACATTTCCCATGATGGCACCAAACTGTGGACAGGAGGACTGGACAACACCGTACGGTCCTGGGACCTGAGAGAGGGACGACAGCTCCAGCAGCATGACTTTACTTCACAG ATCTTCTCTCTGGGCTACTGTCCGACGGGCGAGTGGCTGGCTGTGGGAATGGAGAGCAGTAATGTGGAGGTGCTTCATCACACCAAGCCTGACAAGTACCAGCTGCACCTGCATGAGAGCTGTGTCCTCTCCCTCAAATTTGCCTACTGTG GTAAATGGTTTGTGAGCACTGGGAAGGACAATCTCTTGAATGCTTGGAGGACTCCCTATGGTGCCAGCATTTTCCAG TCCAAGGAGTCGTCTTCTGTCCTGAGCTGTGACATCTCAGCTGATGATAAGTACATTGTGACAGGATCTGGAGACAAGAAGGCCACTGTGTATGAAGTGATCTACTAA